The genomic segment ttcatggatgcatactctggttaTAACCAGATTGCTATGAATCtcgcggaccaggagcataccagcttcatgactccaaccaatgtttattgttacaaaggcatgcccttcgagctgaagaacgcgggagctacatatcagagattggtcaacagaatgttcgttaATCAGatagggaaaaacatggaagtgtatgttgacgacatgttggtctagtcaaaaactgccgatgaCCTTGTTCCCGAGTTgagggaatgttttgagatcctgaggaagtatggtatgaggttgaatccccaaaaatgtacctttggggtggcgttaggaaaatttctgggtttcatagtcaacactagggggatagaggcgaaccctgacaaaattagatcgctactcgaaatgccatcGCCCCGGTCACAAAAAGACGTCCAGAgtttgacaggaagggtggcggcccttaatcgattcatttccaagtctaccgacaagtgtttgccattctataacctgctccgggggaataaaaagtttgagtggatcgAAGAATGTGAGCgggccttcctcgacctaaaaacacatttagccgagccgccagTGTTGTCTAAGCCAACGGCAAGAGAGCCTTTTTTTCTTTACTTAGCCGttacggaagatgcggctagcgtcgtgctggtccgggaagagTACCGggctcaaaagccagtctattacattagcaaaaggcttcttaccttgaattccgagtgGAGGATGCagaatggtcccgagcacgatcctcagtcctgagccttggcgataaacctagtcatagtggccaatgggtaatcgtcaacttctaatccaattaaatacttgagagacaaaaactagcctccgagacttcaacttctactaaaccgggtagtagaaatcgtcttgATCACTTAGCCTCACTATTCTTAAAAACCAATCCTAGGAAAAATCCCATAGGCGGGCCATGACTTGACCCttagggtcgcgacgcgcccccaagtcagaagCTAAAACTTCAAGCAtcagggggaggcgggccgcgacttgcccccctagggtcgcgacgcgccctcAAAACAAAGAGCATACCCAGGCGATCTGGGCATGCAGTTTGCGGCGCCCATGAGCTGGGTCACGGTATGCCCCCTTGTGCCCTGAATTTTCTAGGTTTTTTCCACCTTTTTCCAGCCAAAACCACAAAGCCTCAAACTAATTATACTCCCCACTTTCAACCAAATCACAAGAGCGAGTCCAGGACTCTAACCATAAATTCTAAGCATATTAGAATAGAAACTCTACCCAAAACTACGAGCAATCCATCAACTAACTTATACTCAGAAACCTAGAATTATGCACAAGTTCTAAGCTTCAAGTAACTCAACTCAATTCAGTAAAGATACATACCCTTTCTAACACCTAAATtcaatcatcaaattcacactcaTACCAACCCAAATCATTAACACAAACCCATCAGAATCCAGAGAATTAGAATAGAGTTCTTACCTTCAATTGTAGCCTAGTTTCTCCAGTAGTATCCTTGCTCAAACTCATCTTAATTTCTCAGTCTAACCCAGCTAAGAATCAGCTTAAGTCTCAGCTTGTTTCCCTTAGTTTTTCCTTCTGTGTTTTCCTTCAACTTCTAAGCACAATTGAGAGAGATGGAGAAATCGTGACAGAGATGAGAGAGATTTGAACCTTTCACTAATTTCTAGCTTATTTTCCTAAGCCTTCTAAGTATATCCAACCcctcaaaagaccattttaccctccctAACGCTTATTAATCCTCTAGTAGTCTCTGAGGGTAGAATGgtcactaattcctcgagtgttcctactattaaatAATTAACCTCATTgcccaattaattaccaaatatttattcaatatctaataaatcccaaaatattctctaaattcccaaaatacccctaggttcccctcgagccgggtatcgaaccctgctgtgactatttcgctaatccgctcactaggatcgtctcaagccataagctgcaaatatatccacataataatgtgttctcaacaatttatcacatataattacatttatgccctcaacaggccaaaattatatatatgtccttataagctagaaagggcccacatgcatatttaatactcataaacacgcatatcacatattcatataattatattaatcatgcatgccacaaaaatcatgcatttaaccatttaatcacacatatacaaattatgccctctcgacaagctaatgaaggcccttaagccttattagtgattttgggtcgttacattggtTGTGAGTTTTTTCCCAACACTTGACCTTTTAATGCAAATAAACTTCAATTCAAATCGGTTTCTTGTACTTTTCTGGGGTACAGTTTCAAACACAAGGGTTACAAATGTCTCTCTTCTTCAGGAAGACTTTATATTTCCAGAGATGTACTCTTTAATGAATATTATTTTCCTTTTTCCAAATCTGCTACTGTTACTCCTCCATCATCATATGGTTCCTTGACAAAAACACCTACTGCTTCTATTCCATTATCCACTAAAATTCTTTCCATTGTCACTCCTTCTGTGACTCCTCAGGTCTCAGAAAATCTATCCCAGCCTCAACTCTCATCTCAGCCTACCTCACCCTCTATTCACTCCCATTCTCCTCATCTCACTCATCCTTCTACACCTACTTCTTCTCCTCATAACATCACTACTCTGCCAATCCCTTCCGCTGCCACTTTTCCATCTCTTCCTGCTTTACCTATATCTTCCCAACCTTCTTCTACAGATATAGCAAGTGCATCAACATTAGTGACAGATCAAACAAATACTCATTAAATGGTAACTCGCTCCAAGGCTAGATTTTATAAACCAAAGGTTTATATCACTTCAAAGGAGCCTTTAACACTTGCTGATGCTATTGGCAATTCTTCTTGGAAATCTGCTATGGAAGAGGAGACTCAATCTTTGAATAAAAATGGTACTTGGTCCTTGCTACAGCTGCCCTCAAACAGAAAAtccattgggtgtaagtgggtatttaagaTTAAAGAAAATCCTGATGGTACTATTCTCAAAAACAAGGCTAGACTAGTTGCAAATAGGTCCAGCCAACAATTTGGGTTTGATTTTACTGAGACTTTTAGTCCAATAATTAAGCCTACTACTATTCAGGCCATACTAACTATAGCTCTTTCTTATAACTGGTGAATCAAACAACTTGACATAAATAATGTTTTTTGAATGACCATCTACAAGAAGAGGTCTATATGTCCCAACCTCCGGGTTTTGAGGTTCAGCAGTCTCCTCCTTTAGTGTGCAAGTTACATAAAGCCATCTATGGTTTGAAGCAGACTCCAAGGGACTAGTTTGACAAGTTAAGAGCTACTTTTATTTCCTTAAAGTTTGAGAGTTCGATAGATGATCAGTCCTTGTTTATTAAGCTCACTTCCTTCACTACTTTATTTGTTCTTGTCTATGTGAACGATATTCTAGTGATAAGAAGTTCATCTGAGGAGGTTCAGCAACTTATTCAGCATCTCAATTCCATTTTTGCACTTAAGGACCTTGGTGTTCTTCACTAGTTCTTGAGAATTGAGTTCTCTCATACaacacaaagaaatttgaatcgGTGTTcgctctggttaccccagaacaattatggtgaaccggaaatttgacccgctacccgagtcctttggttaaaaatgtgcactaagtgttattaacaggctaaggtggaaaaccaacaaaaaggaaaggatatattttattcaatacataaaactgttagtgggcccataaaatctttaacaagttatttacaactcaaaaaggtcattactgtttaaaattacaaacccaccgacctaagcgtcaaaaatagggtaaaccccctagttcctctgagaactccttggtcgtggtgatcaagcggccgcatatgtacacatcaccacctaagctctccactcaaggctgggtgagcttttctttccctttacctgcaccacatagcacccatgagccaaggcacagcaagaaaacacagtatagcatgatataatatctacaatgatcataataatcattcaggactatcagtccaaaacaggtaggtgacagtcgcaaaagtcactaatgtgggtacagctcccttaagccatgtgacgatagggtcaccggggcttaacagataaatgaacctttcactagctttaacaagataggtgcatggtgattagtcaccaacataaccttcctcgtgaccatagagtcataaccctggaacatcgttccctagccatgtgacaaacggccacctaggcctttggccctggctctcagtaactagtcttagactagccaagcacttataagattcatcaaccttaggatcggtccagcgttaatgccttagagtcattgaACTCTGTTATCGATTAGATCTagtcttcattcggccctgcgttcaagacgcttatgttgtttctgactcttaggtcagtgtccctgactagtcagtgccatatacaagtaagcaatattcgctagcatttaatatgaaatcgatgtccacatttatcaaccagcatgcctcaacaactatcatacatgtcatatacacggggtgcagttttcttacctcaggttcgaacgagaaatattataagaacgactcctgagaacgatcaaccttttggttccttagcggtgacctaatcacaaccaattataacctccattaatgaaaaattaacattgaaagggtcttaacctaagcaccactctcgggacctcgaaacatgcccacacagtgagtaaattcgatctcgggccttaaggattgaaaccccaagtcaaaaacccttaaaaacactcaaaacgggactttgaaggaatagAGTAGCACTACAACACTGCTCCCTAGCGCCCGAGCACTATTCTCAGAACCCTCAACAGGCCCAAATGCCTCCTGTGTAGCATTGTAgcaccctagggtgggcgctatagagCTACCTCCAGACCAAATGCCCCCTGAAACCTCCCTCTTCaattccttcgattctaacttgattccaatgcttccaaattccatttttggtgccaaatgaacccaaaaaccatcctaacataccccaaacatcacaaccataagaaccctagccaaaactcccaacaaaaccaagatctcaacctagaaatcacaactgcaaaacagaactaaaacagggcaaaccagggaattcaatggctagaaacttacccaaaactcagcttatgatgctcttcaatggaggaacactctcccaaactcccaaggcttacttcccaagcttgaatcctcaagaatggttcaaaaatctccAAGGAAAACTGAAGGGAAGAAGGTACGGGAAAGCTCTCCAAGTTACTCtattttctacctctttctcagtTCAAAattggttatatctatcctaggggtaaaaggaccaaaataccccctaggtctaataaaggtttctaaaggctcccaagggcaaaattggtattttccacctttCTCGTtgatcataattaacgctctccaattcccgctattctcgataatctcaaacaccaacaatttatatcccgttaccctttaatttccagtaacgctctaatcattaaaatcacctcgagactcatcccgagccccgaacttaacctgttatgactagaccgctaatcgataatccaagatcgtctcatgccgaatagctcaaacaaacccacattataatgtggtctcaacaacatatcaccgacatgcatacaattatacaattataccatcaacggccaaattaccatcacacccctgtaattataatgtggacccacatgcatgcatttaacttcatattataatataattcacatatacatgcatttatcaaataatggcataattaagcaagtatggccctcccggcctactaatctcgccattaaaccacatcggagaattcagggcattacaactatcccctccttacagaaatttcatcctcgaaatttacttgaacagctcgggatactgactctgcatatctgactccatctcccaggtcgcttcctcgaccttgctgttcctccacaataccttaaccaaaggtattgtcttattcttgaggaccttatcctttctgtcaagaatctgaactggctgctcctcaaaggagagatctggctcaagctccagatcttcatagctcaaaacatgactCGCATCAGacacatacctctgaagagctgaaacatgaaacacattatgcacagctgacaaagctggaggcaaagccaatctataagccacttgaccaaccctctccaggatctcaaatggaccaacaaacctgggactcagcttgcctttcttcccaaaccttctcacccctttccatggcgagactctaaggaagacatagtctcccacttggaactccacgttcctacgcttgggatttgcataactcttctgtctactctgagaagaaagcattcgagctctaatcttctcaatagcctcactagtcctctgaactgcctcaggacctaagtatctcctttcacctatctcatcccaatgaatgggagatctgcacttcctaccatacagcatctcataaggtgtgactccaatggtagactgataactgatgttgtaggagaactctatcaaaggcaaatacttactccaagatccaccaaagtccagcacgcatgccctcagcatgtcttccaatatctggatcgtcctctcagattgcccatctgtctgaggatgataagcagtactaaacttcagttgtgtccccatggccttctgcaaacttccccagaacttggaagtaaaagtagggtcccgatctgacacgatcgaccttggtgctccatggaggcgcacaatctctctcacatagagatctgcatactggtcaactgtataagtagtcctcactggcaagaagtgagctgacttggtgtaccgatccactatcacccaaataaaatcatgctgaccaacagccctgggtaagcccaccacgaaatcaatcgtgatgtcttcccacttccactctgggatatctagaggctgcaataaccctgccggcctctgatgctcagccttgacctgttgacatgtcaagcacttagccacatactctactatatctctcttcatccctggccaccaatataacgatctcacgtcctgatacatcttcgtggtgcctggatgcaaagagtaaggtgtagtatgagattcaaccagaatctctcgcctcaaagcagtgtccaacgaaacacatatccgccttttgtatctcaacaagcctaactcagacactgtataatctctggatgctccagccagaacatcttccctgatcttgatcagctgtggatcactcagttgactctccttaattctctccaacagtgtagactgtagcataatattagccaactggcccaccagcaactctataccagctctggtcatatcatctgctaactccctggctatcagcctcataccatgaatctatcccggacccttccggcttaaagcatcagctaccacgttggcctttcctggatgatacaaaatctcacaatcataatcttttactaactccatccaacgcctttgcctcatattcaaatctttctgggtgaagaagtacttcaggctcttgtagtctgtatagatctcacacttctctccataaagataatgcctccatatctttagagCAAAGACCactgccgccaactctaaatcatgagtaggatatctcttttcatactccttcaattggcGAGAAGCATAaacaattaccttctctgactacatcagaacacagcccaaaccttgatgagaagcatcacaataaatcacaaacttctcctgatctgtcggaagactcagaatcgaagctgtaatcaacctctgcttcagttcctggaagttattctcacatttatctgaccacacaaatctcTGACTGttgcatgtcagctcagtcaacgcagaagcaatctttgagaacccttccacgaaatgcctataGTAGCcttccaatccaaggaaacttctaacctcagaagcattctttggccttggccaatctctgaccgcttcaatcttcgctggatctaccttaatcccctccttactgacaatatgtccaagaaaggatacctgagataaccagaactcacacttcttgaatttagcaaacaatctgtgttccctcagtctctgtagaaccaacctcagatgctgttcatgctctgactcagactgagaatataccagaatatcatcgatgaagacgatcacaaactagtccagataatccttgaatactcggTTCATCGGATCCATAAACGCaataggggcattagtcaatccaaaagacataactaagaactcataatgcccatacctggtacgaaacgcaatcttcggtatgtctccttccttgaccctcaactgatgataaccagaacgaaggtcgatcttttagaatacctttttaccttgcaactgatcaaacagattatctatccttggcaaaggatacttgttcttaattgtcagcttattcagttctctgtaatcaatacacattctcagagaaccatccttctttttcacaaacagaactggcgcaccccaaggtgagaagctaggtctgataaaacccaaatctaacagttcttggaactgtacctttaattctttcaactcaactggggccattctgtaaggtattctagacactggctccatccctggtgccagttctatcacgaactcaatttctctgtgtggcggcaaccctggaaaatcttctggaaacacatccagaaattcacaaacaagtctggtatcttctggtctcactggcacgacctgagtggtatcagccacactggccaagaatccaatgcaacctccttgcaatagatccctagccctcaatacaaaaatcataggaatgcgaggtccatacacagtaccaacaaaca from the Humulus lupulus chromosome X, drHumLupu1.1, whole genome shotgun sequence genome contains:
- the LOC133806586 gene encoding uncharacterized mitochondrial protein AtMg00820-like yields the protein MVTRSKARFYKPKVYITSKEPLTLADAIGNSSWKSAMEEETQSLNKNGTWSLLQLPSNRKSIGCKWVFKIKENPDGTILKNKARLVANRSSQQFGFDFTETFSPIIKPTTIQAILTIALSYNW